One part of the Nymphaea colorata isolate Beijing-Zhang1983 chromosome 8, ASM883128v2, whole genome shotgun sequence genome encodes these proteins:
- the LOC116259149 gene encoding transcription factor HEC2-like: MLVRCTSLASVPVILTSLFFIFPLPFSLFSSRHSPLIPLSFPLVLPAMDADAMKNLTDDQMGMMLMMLQMEKMPEFADLPNEFSEYLAGNSGSFLPTSPSVPCAYTNPMNYPGGTLPPTAGGMAEAMRGPADDDPNDVQKMNSMGTMREMIFRIAAMQPIHIDPESVKPPKRRNVKISKDPQSVAARHRRERISERIRILQRLVPGGTKMDTASMLDEAIQYVKFLKTEVQSLEQAAASQTAGVAVPAGRFGFPNAAAAVPDNYSAYQRAYGSGQAFSSSHLLGYNAEL; this comes from the coding sequence atgctaGTGCGTTGCACTTCGCTTGCGAGTGTTCCCGTCATTCTCACatcccttttttttattttccctcttccattttcccttttctcttctcGGCATTCTCCTCTAattcctctctctttccctttggTCTTGCCTGCCATGGATGCCGATGCGATGAAGAACTTGACAGATGACCAAATGGGCATGATGCTAATGATGTTGCAGATGGAAAAAATGCCTGAATTCGCAGATCTTCCGAACGAGTTTTCGGAGTATCTGGCAGGAAATTCAGGTAGCTTTCTCCCCACTTCTCCCTCTGTGCCGTGTGCCTACACTAACCCCATGAACTACCCGGGCGGAACATTGCCGCCGACGGCCGGAGGGATGGCGGAGGCCATGAGAGGTCCGGCCGACGACGACCCCAACGATGTCCAGAAAATGAATTCGATGGGGACGATGAGGGAGATGATATTCAGGATCGCGGCTATGCAGCCAATCCATATAGATCCGGAGTCGGTGAAGCCGCCGAAGAGGAGGAACGTGAAGATCTCGAAGGATCCGCAGAGCGTCGCAGCGAGGCACCGGCGCGAGCGGATAAGCGAGAGGATAAGGATTCTTCAGAGATTGGTACCGGGAGGAACCAAGATGGACACTGCCTCGATGCTGGACGAGGCAATTCAGTACGTGAAATTCCTTAAGACTGAGGTGCAGTCTCTCGAGCAGGCCGCCGCATCGCAGACCGCCGGTGTCGCCGTGCCGGCGGGTAGGTTCGGCTTCCCGAATGCGGCAGCGGCGGTGCCGGATAATTACAGTGCATATCAGAGAGCTTACGGCAGCGGCCAAGCCTTTAGTTCCTCGCATTTGCTTGGCTACAATGCTGAGTTGTGA